From Paenibacillus sp. PK3_47, the proteins below share one genomic window:
- a CDS encoding proline--tRNA ligase gives MRQNNLLASTLREAPSEAETASHRLLLRAGYIRQLAAGIYTYLPLGRRVLRKIENIVREEMEAAGAQEVLLPAMQPAELWRESGRYEVYGKELVKLQDRHEREFVLGPTHEEVITTLLRGEISSYRRLPVTVYQIQTKFRDERRPRSGLLRGREFLMKDAYSFDIDLEGLDRSYVQMYAAYQRILARCGLNYVAVQADSGAIGGEGGSHEFMAISDIGEDIVAVCSECDYAANLEQAEVHAGERTPLQLNGDALPAAEKIHTPAMRTIQELEQGLNITAEQVIKTLVYTGGDKTFAVLVRGDHEVNEIKAARAMGVSEVSLAGYEALKDTAGVESGFVGPVGLSMPILADRAVAEMAQAVTGAGEKDYHLRGVVPGRDFSLDHVGDFRNAAEGECCPQCGRGVLHFHQGIEVGHVFKLGTKYSEKLGADYLNAAGRKHHMIMGCYGIGISRLAAAVAEQNHDEQGLIWPSALSPYRVHILLMSVKDKEQAAAAEALYEQLTQSGIDVLLDDRDERAGVKFKDSALIGIPIAIVVGKDAVAGKVEWMDRRENTKELMNISDAAARVIQSRS, from the coding sequence ATGCGTCAAAACAATCTGCTGGCTTCAACTCTTCGTGAAGCTCCGTCCGAAGCGGAGACTGCCAGCCACAGGCTGCTGCTTCGTGCCGGTTACATCCGCCAGCTGGCGGCCGGAATCTATACCTACCTGCCCCTGGGCCGCAGAGTACTGCGCAAGATCGAGAATATTGTGCGTGAGGAGATGGAGGCAGCCGGAGCACAGGAGGTACTGTTGCCTGCCATGCAGCCCGCTGAGCTGTGGAGAGAATCGGGACGGTACGAAGTATACGGGAAGGAGCTGGTAAAGCTACAGGACCGTCATGAGCGGGAATTCGTCCTTGGACCCACACACGAGGAAGTCATTACAACACTGCTGCGCGGGGAAATCAGCTCCTACCGCAGGCTGCCGGTAACGGTATACCAGATACAGACCAAGTTCCGTGATGAACGGCGTCCGCGTTCCGGGCTGCTGCGGGGCAGGGAGTTCCTGATGAAGGATGCCTATTCGTTTGATATTGACCTGGAAGGCCTTGACCGCTCTTATGTACAGATGTATGCAGCCTACCAGAGGATATTGGCGCGCTGCGGACTTAACTATGTGGCTGTCCAGGCAGATTCCGGAGCCATCGGCGGAGAAGGCGGGAGCCATGAGTTCATGGCTATATCGGACATTGGCGAGGACATCGTAGCAGTCTGCTCAGAATGTGATTATGCAGCGAATCTGGAGCAGGCAGAGGTACATGCCGGAGAGCGCACACCGCTGCAATTAAATGGGGATGCACTTCCCGCTGCAGAGAAAATTCATACTCCGGCTATGCGGACCATTCAAGAACTGGAGCAGGGACTTAATATTACAGCGGAGCAGGTGATCAAGACACTGGTGTATACCGGTGGTGACAAGACTTTTGCCGTCCTGGTCAGAGGGGATCATGAAGTTAATGAAATCAAGGCGGCCAGAGCTATGGGAGTCAGTGAAGTGAGCCTGGCCGGTTATGAAGCCCTCAAGGATACAGCCGGCGTTGAGAGCGGGTTCGTGGGTCCTGTCGGCTTGTCTATGCCGATTCTGGCAGACAGGGCGGTGGCAGAAATGGCTCAGGCAGTAACGGGAGCAGGGGAAAAAGATTATCATCTGCGCGGAGTTGTACCGGGCCGGGATTTTTCTCTGGATCATGTGGGCGATTTCCGCAATGCCGCTGAAGGGGAATGCTGTCCGCAGTGCGGCAGGGGAGTGCTTCATTTTCATCAGGGAATTGAAGTGGGTCATGTGTTCAAGCTGGGTACGAAATACAGTGAAAAGCTGGGCGCAGATTATTTAAACGCTGCGGGCAGGAAGCATCACATGATCATGGGCTGCTACGGTATCGGAATTTCCCGGCTGGCTGCTGCTGTGGCTGAGCAGAATCATGATGAACAAGGGCTGATTTGGCCGTCTGCGCTGTCTCCTTATCGAGTGCATATCCTGCTCATGTCGGTTAAGGACAAGGAACAGGCTGCAGCTGCTGAAGCATTGTATGAACAGTTGACTCAATCAGGAATTGACGTATTATTGGATGACCGGGATGAACGGGCAGGTGTAAAGTTTAAGGATTCAGCTTTAATAGGGATTCCAATAGCCATTGTAGTAGGTAAAGACGCTGTGGCGGGAAAAGTGGAGTGGATGGACCGCAGGGAAAACACGAAAGAGCTGATGAATATCTCTGACGCCGCAGCCCGTGTCATTCAAAGCCGGAGCTAG
- a CDS encoding type IA DNA topoisomerase — MKTLIIAEKPDMGRNIAAAIEPKAKNHRSYLEGEQYIITWAIGHLIGLAEPEAYDDKYKKWNINDLPIIPEQFKLVPNARTLDQLKVIGELAKRSDLLVNSCDAGREGQHIFSLIQRHLKLSQPVKRLWISDLTPETIRKGFQELKDGSEYENLTKAARARSEADWLIGMNGSRAFTTKHNVLLSVGRVQTPVLALIYDRQKTIEAFSSLKFFEVEGHFTQNEMSYKGMWQGERMTDGAKAEALAAKVKGKPGRIASYEVKETKEYPNKLYDLTLLQREANGKYAFSAKKTLDIAQALYEKHKVISYPRTNSNYVTEQNIPEMHKTLSALQGTSYDEWVKGANRNLVHKGNKFICNPAKVEDHHAILPTYRKASGLSADEAKLYDLIVRRFLSQFYPAAEYKVHTVITEVEGENFKTTVKELLSLGWKVIYADQKKTASKPAKGKGKEDEEDEEIEVSEPFSISPAEEVLCSDAIVKEKDTQPPKHYTEGTLLKAMESAGKQIEDEELRDAMKDSGLGTPATRAATIERLKNVGYVEMQGKKITITQKGRTAIELIRGAGVELLTSPEMTGQWERRLNEIARGTAADSQFMENVKRFASMIVDKVRKQSRADKTSFEGDTPPAGSKGRGKAGSARKGEGKAAASGQRKRSGETAAGTAVRIPAAGTARPAKPADDGPKVIGSCPRPGCGGMIFMGRKGYGCSRYKEGCKFVIWKESYGRSLTDSQVKALIEKGKTGKLKLSGADGSPQEGKLVLANMDTGQLEIE; from the coding sequence TTGAAAACACTCATTATTGCGGAAAAACCGGATATGGGGCGGAATATCGCCGCCGCAATAGAACCGAAGGCCAAAAATCACCGTTCCTATCTGGAAGGGGAGCAGTACATCATCACCTGGGCGATCGGACATCTCATCGGTCTGGCCGAACCGGAAGCCTATGACGACAAATATAAAAAATGGAATATTAACGATCTGCCGATTATTCCCGAGCAGTTCAAGCTGGTGCCGAATGCGCGTACGCTGGATCAGCTGAAAGTCATCGGCGAGCTGGCCAAACGCAGTGATCTGCTGGTCAATTCCTGCGATGCCGGGCGGGAGGGCCAGCATATCTTTTCCCTGATCCAGCGGCATTTGAAGCTGAGCCAGCCTGTCAAAAGATTATGGATCTCCGACCTGACGCCGGAAACGATCCGCAAGGGATTCCAGGAGCTGAAGGACGGCTCCGAGTACGAGAATCTGACCAAAGCGGCCAGAGCGCGCAGTGAAGCCGACTGGCTGATCGGCATGAACGGCTCGCGCGCTTTTACAACCAAGCATAATGTGCTGCTCTCGGTCGGCAGGGTACAGACTCCGGTGCTGGCGCTGATCTATGACCGGCAAAAGACGATTGAAGCCTTTTCTTCGCTCAAGTTTTTTGAGGTGGAGGGACATTTTACCCAGAATGAGATGAGCTACAAGGGAATGTGGCAGGGCGAGCGGATGACAGATGGGGCCAAAGCCGAAGCGCTTGCCGCCAAGGTGAAGGGCAAACCGGGCCGGATTGCTTCCTATGAGGTCAAGGAGACGAAGGAGTATCCGAACAAGCTGTACGATTTGACGCTGCTGCAGCGCGAAGCGAACGGCAAGTATGCTTTTTCCGCCAAAAAGACACTGGATATTGCCCAGGCACTCTACGAAAAGCACAAGGTCATTTCCTATCCGAGGACAAACTCGAACTATGTTACGGAGCAGAATATCCCGGAAATGCACAAAACCTTATCTGCGCTGCAGGGAACCTCTTACGATGAATGGGTAAAGGGCGCTAACCGGAATCTGGTCCACAAAGGCAATAAATTTATCTGCAATCCTGCCAAAGTGGAAGATCACCATGCCATTCTGCCTACATACCGCAAAGCATCCGGACTGAGCGCAGATGAAGCCAAGCTGTATGATCTGATTGTGCGCCGTTTTCTCTCGCAATTTTATCCGGCAGCGGAATATAAGGTTCATACAGTCATTACAGAGGTTGAAGGCGAGAATTTCAAAACCACGGTCAAGGAATTGTTAAGCCTCGGCTGGAAAGTTATTTATGCGGACCAGAAGAAGACAGCGTCCAAGCCTGCAAAGGGCAAAGGCAAAGAGGATGAAGAGGACGAAGAGATAGAGGTCAGTGAACCCTTCTCGATCTCGCCTGCGGAGGAAGTGCTCTGCAGTGACGCCATCGTCAAGGAGAAGGATACCCAGCCGCCCAAACACTACACGGAGGGTACGCTGCTCAAGGCAATGGAAAGTGCCGGCAAGCAGATCGAAGATGAGGAACTCCGGGATGCCATGAAGGATTCCGGACTGGGAACTCCGGCGACAAGGGCGGCAACCATTGAGCGGCTTAAGAATGTCGGATATGTGGAAATGCAGGGTAAAAAAATTACCATCACACAAAAGGGCCGGACGGCGATCGAGCTGATCCGCGGCGCCGGTGTGGAGCTGCTGACCTCGCCGGAGATGACCGGACAGTGGGAACGCAGACTTAATGAAATTGCCAGAGGCACTGCGGCAGACAGCCAGTTTATGGAGAACGTCAAACGTTTTGCCTCCATGATCGTGGACAAGGTAAGGAAACAGTCCCGAGCCGACAAAACCTCCTTTGAAGGGGATACACCGCCTGCCGGCAGCAAAGGCCGGGGCAAGGCAGGTTCGGCGCGGAAAGGTGAGGGCAAAGCTGCTGCTTCCGGACAGCGTAAGAGAAGCGGAGAGACTGCAGCCGGTACAGCGGTCCGCATCCCTGCGGCAGGAACAGCCAGACCTGCGAAACCGGCGGATGATGGTCCGAAAGTGATCGGTTCATGTCCGCGTCCAGGCTGCGGCGGAATGATCTTTATGGGACGCAAAGGATATGGCTGCTCCCGTTACAAGGAAGGCTGTAAATTTGTGATCTGGAAGGAAAGCTACGGACGAAGTCTCACGGATTCACAGGTGAAGGCGCTGATTGAGAAAGGGAAGACAGGCAAGCTGAAGCTTTCCGGGGCGGACGGTTCCCCGCAGGAAGGCAAGCTGGTGCTGGCTAATATGGATACGGGGCAGTTAGAGATAGAATAA